The genome window CCAACCTGAAGTTTGCCAATGGCGATCCGCTGAATGCCGACGCGGTCGTGTTCTCGTTCGACCGGCAGCTCAACAAGAACAACCCGGGATACAAGTTCGGCCCGTTTCCCTTCGCCGACTTTTACTACGGCTCGGTCGCCTCGGTCCGTAAGGTCAATGCCAGCACCGTGGAGTTCAAGCTCAAGAGTCCCAACTCGGCCTTCATGGCCGCCCTGAGCGTGCCGACCAGCTCGGTCGTCAATCCCAAGCAAGCGCTTGCCAATGGCAAGACCTTCGCTCTGAGCGGCGGCGGCAGCGGCCCATATATGCTCGAGAAATGGAACCGCGGCGGGCAGCTGATCCTCAAGAGCAACGCCCGTTACTGGGGCAATAAACCCAAGAGCACGAAGCTGGTCTGGGTGCCGATCGTCCAGGAAAGCCAGCGGGCGGTGGCGCTGCAGTCCGGCACGGTGGACCTCGTGATCAACCCCGCCTCGGAGAACCTCGCCAAGCTCAAGAGCGGCGGCTACAACATCGCGCAGAAGGCCGGCCCCCACATCTGGTGGCTGGGTCTGAACCTCACGAAGGCTCCCTTTGACAACAAGCTGGTCCGTCAGGCCCTGAACTACGCGGTCGATCGCAAGGCCATCACCGAGGGAGTGTTGTACGGCACCGGCACCCCGGCAGTACAGCCGCTCGCGCCGATGCAGTTGGGCCACAACCCCAACGTCAATCCCTATGCCTACGACCCCAAGAAGGCCAAGGACCTGCTCGCTCAGGCCGGCTATCCAGGCGGTTTCACCACGACCCTGCTCGTGCCGACCTCGGGATCCGGAATGCAGAGCCCTACCCAGATGGGGACCGCCATCCAGGCTTACCTGGGGCAGATCGGCGTCAAGGTCAACATCCAGCAGATGGACTGGGGCACCTTCCTGTCCAGGATCGGGGCCGGCGCCGCCAAATCCAACCTCGACATGTGGGAGCTGTCGTGGATGGACACCGCGGTCGATCCCGCTTTCGTCCTTGATCCCCTGCTGTCGAGCAAGTCCTTTCCGCCTGGTTTCAACACGGGCCAGTACAAGAACGCGGCCGTGGACAAACTCATGGATCAGGGCCGGGCAGAGGCCGATCCCAAGAAACGTGACGTGATCTATCAAAAAGCCATGGTCCTGATCAACGAGGACGTGCCCTGGGTGTTCGTCGACCACGCCCAGCAGGTTGTGGCCTACAACGCCAAGGTGCAGGGCATGGCCCTGGACCCCATTTCCCCATTCATCCTGAAATTAAGCAACGTCTTCAAGCCCTGAATGCCGCTGGCCCCGGCCAGCCGCCGCGGCCCCTGCATTCTTGGAGGTTCGTCATGACACGTACCCTCGATCCCCAGACCACCCTCGAAGATCAGGTCATCACCTGGCGCCGCTGGCTTCACGAGCATCCGGAGCTGTCCTTCCAGGAGCATGCCACAGCCGATTACGTGGAAACGCAGCTGCGCGCCATGGACGGCCTGATTCTCTCGCGTCCCACCCCCACGAGCGTCCTCGCGGTGCTTAAGGGCGAGGGTGGTCCCGGACGGACGCTGCTGATGCGCGCCGACATGGACGCCCTGCCCATTCAGGAAGACACGTCCTACGACTTCGCGTCGAAGAACGACGGCGTGATGCACGCCTGCGGGCACGATGGTCACACGGCCATGCTGCTGGGGGCAGCCCAGGTGCTCACCCGCATGAGAGCCCAGCTTCCAGGCGAGATCCGCTTTATTTTCCAGCACGCCGAGGAGCTGTTTCCGGGGGGCGGACAGCAGCTGGTCGATGCCGGCATCACGCAGGGGGTCGACGTCGCCATCGGAGCGCACCTGTTCACCCCCATTCCGGTGGGATTGATTGCCCTGAAATCAGGGCCGCTGATGGCTGCGCCGGATACCTTCACCCTGACCGTGACTGGTAAAGGTGGCCACGGCGCCATGCCGCACGAGACGGTCGACCCCATTCTGATCGCGTGCCACATCGTCACCGCCCTGCAGGCCGTCGTGTCGCGCCAGCGCGATCCACTAGAACCCGCAGTGCTGAGCGTCACGACCATCCACGCGGGGCAGGCCCACAACGTCATCCCCAATGCGGTCGTGCTGAGCGGCACGGTGCGCACCTTTGACCCCGCACTGCGCGAGCAGATCCCGCAGTGGATGGAGCGCTTGATTCAGGGGGTGACACAGGGATTCGGGGCCACCTACCAGTTTGACTATGAGCAGGGATACCGGGCAACCATCAACGATCCCGAGATCACTGAGGTCATGCGTGAGGTGGTACGCGAGACCCTGGGCGAGCAGGCGCTCGCCGAAGCGCAACCGACCATGGGCGGGGAGGATTT of Deinococcus aerophilus contains these proteins:
- a CDS encoding ABC transporter substrate-binding protein codes for the protein MNKYVLTALLAAAPFSSALAQSQLVVGYEADATSLDPAQVTDLNTMHVLSHMYDTLVKLGPNGSFQPVLASKWQMSKDGLTYTFTLKPNLKFANGDPLNADAVVFSFDRQLNKNNPGYKFGPFPFADFYYGSVASVRKVNASTVEFKLKSPNSAFMAALSVPTSSVVNPKQALANGKTFALSGGGSGPYMLEKWNRGGQLILKSNARYWGNKPKSTKLVWVPIVQESQRAVALQSGTVDLVINPASENLAKLKSGGYNIAQKAGPHIWWLGLNLTKAPFDNKLVRQALNYAVDRKAITEGVLYGTGTPAVQPLAPMQLGHNPNVNPYAYDPKKAKDLLAQAGYPGGFTTTLLVPTSGSGMQSPTQMGTAIQAYLGQIGVKVNIQQMDWGTFLSRIGAGAAKSNLDMWELSWMDTAVDPAFVLDPLLSSKSFPPGFNTGQYKNAAVDKLMDQGRAEADPKKRDVIYQKAMVLINEDVPWVFVDHAQQVVAYNAKVQGMALDPISPFILKLSNVFKP
- a CDS encoding M20 family metallopeptidase, yielding MTRTLDPQTTLEDQVITWRRWLHEHPELSFQEHATADYVETQLRAMDGLILSRPTPTSVLAVLKGEGGPGRTLLMRADMDALPIQEDTSYDFASKNDGVMHACGHDGHTAMLLGAAQVLTRMRAQLPGEIRFIFQHAEELFPGGGQQLVDAGITQGVDVAIGAHLFTPIPVGLIALKSGPLMAAPDTFTLTVTGKGGHGAMPHETVDPILIACHIVTALQAVVSRQRDPLEPAVLSVTTIHAGQAHNVIPNAVVLSGTVRTFDPALREQIPQWMERLIQGVTQGFGATYQFDYEQGYRATINDPEITEVMREVVRETLGEQALAEAQPTMGGEDFSAYLSQVPGAFFFIGARNEDSGITAPHHHPQFAIDEDALGHGVKILVGAARRLTVSGG